One genomic region from Metallosphaera tengchongensis encodes:
- a CDS encoding adenosylcobinamide-GDP ribazoletransferase has protein sequence MRILKGIIAQLSFFSIVPSGQTDFQLVIDYSYLSPIVVGAVMGALDYIVVFLTHFVLENFSYLLLIPFVEIMRGFNHLDGLLDFGDALMIRGSPKDRLRALKDVSVGAGGFGLAIVYLTIFYISTRLLTGYSLTLLYYLVSAEVVSRAIGLSVLSTLKPMDGSQLGKMFHEKLRNKLPVILLQVVPFISLSVAVLFIVLALIFSSLGKKILGGSSGDLIGATISLSFPLLLIGDVKCYPFCLPHFF, from the coding sequence ATCGCCCAGCTATCGTTCTTCTCAATAGTTCCCAGCGGTCAGACAGACTTTCAGCTGGTCATAGACTATTCTTACTTGTCCCCCATAGTTGTGGGTGCAGTCATGGGTGCGTTAGATTACATTGTGGTATTTCTAACCCACTTCGTTTTAGAAAATTTTTCTTATCTTTTACTCATTCCATTCGTGGAGATCATGAGAGGGTTTAACCATTTGGACGGACTGCTTGACTTTGGGGACGCGCTAATGATCAGAGGTTCTCCAAAGGATAGACTGAGAGCTCTCAAGGACGTGTCTGTTGGAGCTGGCGGTTTTGGACTGGCAATAGTCTATTTGACAATATTCTATATATCGACGCGACTTCTTACCGGTTACTCTCTAACCCTTCTCTATTACCTGGTTTCCGCAGAAGTTGTCTCCAGGGCCATAGGACTGTCTGTACTATCTACCCTCAAACCTATGGATGGGAGCCAGCTCGGGAAGATGTTTCACGAGAAATTGAGGAATAAGTTACCTGTAATTTTGCTTCAGGTTGTTCCCTTTATCTCCCTTTCAGTTGCAGTTCTTTTTATAGTTCTAGCGCTGATATTCTCTTCCCTTGGAAAAAAAATATTGGGGGGCTCTTCAGGTGATTTAATAGGGGCCACGATATCCCTCAGCTTCCCTCTACTTCTCATAGGTGATGTCAAGTGCTACCCATTTTGTTTGCCTCACTTCTTTTAG
- a CDS encoding M48 family metallopeptidase, producing MDMIIFTVLPPLIILLFYVTSPLLLTRKYKGVNNRLIDELSALSNTDVKVKLKDDPEVNAISYPNGVVVVTLGLLQAGDEYLRAALAHEIGHIRGRHSLKTLLLTLALVTLSIFLLTNVSLALGLTLTIGSILLLRYVSRMFEYSADSFAARLVGEASYTSLLLRYMNPNEKSWILSSHPTIYNRLKRIARSSGMEIKSEEIGPLG from the coding sequence ATGGACATGATTATTTTCACAGTGCTCCCTCCCTTAATTATACTGCTTTTCTACGTTACTAGTCCGTTATTATTAACCAGAAAGTATAAAGGCGTAAATAATCGGTTGATCGATGAGTTAAGCGCTCTATCGAATACAGATGTGAAGGTTAAATTAAAGGATGACCCTGAGGTAAACGCAATTTCCTATCCTAACGGCGTTGTGGTAGTTACCTTAGGCCTGCTCCAAGCGGGCGATGAATATTTGAGGGCTGCGTTGGCACACGAGATTGGCCACATTAGAGGGAGGCATAGCCTTAAAACATTACTTTTAACCTTGGCCCTGGTCACTCTCTCCATTTTCCTTCTAACTAACGTAAGCCTGGCGCTTGGATTAACTTTGACCATAGGCAGTATTCTACTCCTCAGGTACGTTTCCAGAATGTTTGAATACTCTGCCGACAGCTTCGCCGCTAGGTTGGTAGGGGAAGCGTCTTATACGTCCTTGCTCCTACGTTACATGAACCCAAATGAGAAATCTTGGATACTTTCATCCCATCCCACTATTTACAACAGACTTAAAAGGATCGCAAGGAGTTCAGGAATGGAGATCAAATCGGAAGAGATCGGTCCCTTGGGTTAG
- a CDS encoding cobalamin biosynthesis protein translates to MLPILFASLLLDLLFGEPPVQLHPVVYVGRLSALLIKPYKGRLYGVLLWLASVLPVLIPVTLIFWVNVPQYLFILKVILAVYFLKISFSIRMLYKIVRNSIPLREESRHIVQEIVRRDLSSVPLGYVSSASIESLFESTVDGITSPIFWFLVLGLPGALLQRFSNTLDSMVGYKTPELIREGYFSAKVDTLLNYVPARLTGLFMIVSGILLGLDFRKALKVLRETKMESPNARYPISIAAGLLNVRLEKKGAYVVGDGDLPSTEHVEKAIRLFELTLILYILFISICYYYLYGIGLLSHVYGILEFI, encoded by the coding sequence GTGCTACCCATTTTGTTTGCCTCACTTCTTTTAGATCTACTTTTTGGGGAGCCGCCAGTACAATTACATCCAGTTGTTTACGTAGGTAGACTATCTGCCCTGCTCATAAAGCCATATAAAGGAAGACTTTACGGAGTACTACTGTGGCTGGCTTCAGTATTACCCGTCTTGATCCCAGTGACGTTGATATTTTGGGTAAATGTTCCACAATACCTCTTTATCTTAAAGGTTATACTGGCAGTATACTTTCTAAAAATTTCATTTTCTATACGAATGCTATATAAAATAGTTAGAAACTCTATTCCCCTTAGGGAAGAGTCTAGACATATAGTCCAGGAAATAGTCAGGAGAGATCTAAGTTCAGTTCCTCTAGGTTACGTCTCCTCAGCCTCCATTGAGTCCCTATTTGAAAGCACTGTGGATGGTATAACCTCACCAATCTTTTGGTTCCTGGTCTTGGGTCTTCCAGGGGCTCTACTACAGAGATTCTCAAACACCTTAGACAGTATGGTAGGGTATAAGACCCCTGAGCTGATAAGGGAAGGATACTTTTCGGCAAAGGTCGACACTTTACTGAATTACGTACCTGCTAGATTGACTGGGTTGTTCATGATAGTTTCTGGTATTCTTTTAGGGCTGGACTTCCGCAAGGCTTTGAAGGTTTTACGCGAGACAAAGATGGAGAGCCCCAACGCAAGGTACCCTATAAGTATCGCAGCAGGTCTGCTCAACGTAAGACTTGAGAAAAAGGGAGCCTACGTAGTGGGAGATGGGGATCTCCCCTCCACTGAACATGTAGAGAAAGCTATAAGGTTGTTCGAACTTACTCTAATTTTATATATTTTGTTCATTTCAATTTGTTATTACTACCTTTATGGCATTGGCTTGCTTAGCCACGTTTACGGCATCTTGGAATTTATCTAG
- a CDS encoding zinc-dependent dehydrogenase codes for MKAVIMEGGKAHLKDVEVPRLSNGDVLVRMKACGLCGTDIEKICGQYTASQPVLGHEPAGIVEESLSDKVRPGDRVFAHHHVPCYECYYCKKGSTTMCPHYRKTNLDPGGFAEYFRVPAWNVERGGILVLPQSVSFEEGSFVEPLATVVRSHNRVGLRKDDSVLIVGSGPMGLLHLLKAKELGLQEIYVSDISEYRLNYAERLGATYTINPSKMKVEETLKELTGGRGADVAIVASGSPQAIVSGLNSVRRGGKVLLFGVPYKGTILNYDISDLLNNEISIVSSNAADDRDTEQALKLIAERRIKVADLITHRYGLDKFQDAVNVAKQANAIKVVITN; via the coding sequence ATGAAAGCCGTCATAATGGAAGGTGGGAAGGCTCACCTCAAGGATGTCGAAGTTCCACGCCTGAGCAACGGTGATGTGCTGGTAAGAATGAAAGCCTGTGGACTATGTGGTACTGATATAGAGAAAATATGCGGTCAATATACCGCTTCTCAACCTGTACTCGGTCACGAGCCTGCTGGCATCGTAGAGGAATCACTTTCGGATAAAGTGAGACCTGGAGACAGGGTCTTTGCGCATCACCACGTACCGTGTTACGAGTGCTATTACTGTAAAAAAGGAAGCACCACCATGTGCCCCCATTATAGAAAAACCAATTTAGATCCTGGAGGTTTTGCTGAGTACTTCAGGGTCCCTGCATGGAACGTTGAGAGAGGCGGGATTTTGGTTCTACCCCAAAGCGTCTCCTTCGAAGAAGGATCCTTTGTGGAGCCTCTAGCAACCGTAGTCAGGTCTCATAACAGAGTTGGGCTAAGAAAGGACGATTCTGTCTTAATAGTTGGTTCTGGACCTATGGGATTGCTTCACTTACTTAAAGCTAAGGAATTGGGGCTCCAAGAGATCTACGTCTCAGATATATCAGAGTATAGGTTAAACTACGCGGAGAGGTTGGGTGCTACCTATACAATAAACCCTAGTAAGATGAAAGTAGAGGAAACTTTGAAGGAACTTACTGGGGGTAGAGGGGCAGATGTTGCGATAGTAGCTTCAGGTTCGCCCCAAGCCATTGTTTCAGGGCTCAACTCGGTCAGAAGGGGTGGCAAGGTTCTTCTATTTGGAGTTCCATATAAAGGGACTATCTTAAACTATGACATTAGTGACCTACTCAATAATGAAATTTCAATAGTCTCCAGTAACGCTGCAGACGATAGGGACACAGAGCAGGCTCTGAAGCTAATTGCTGAAAGAAGGATCAAGGTAGCTGACCTTATCACGCATAGGTATGGTCTAGATAAATTCCAAGATGCCGTAAACGTGGCTAAGCAAGCCAATGCCATAAAGGTAGTAATAACAAATTGA